Within the Sulfurospirillum barnesii SES-3 genome, the region CAAAGGCAATTCCTAGCTGTTTCGCATCGGCTTGTGCACTTAAAATATCACCAAATACGCCCATCTTCACCAACCATGAGAAGGCAACACCAAACCAAAAAAAGGCATACGCACCAAAAGCCGTTGCTCCAAAGATGTTATTGTGTTTAAAGTCAAAAAGAGAGGCAATCAATTGAACAAATGCCCCTAAAAAAATCGCCCAGGGCAATACCAAAGACAAACCCGATGTAAATCCTAATTTTTGAGAAGAAGCAACAAGTGTAACCATGGCTAAGCCAAAAAGTCCCAGTGGTGTTGGGTCTGCAACAATGTTTTTGATGTATTGAATTTCATGAGGCATGAGAGATGCTCCCTTTAGTGTTAAAATAAAGGGAGTATTATAATCTAATTTTTTAAGAATTTTATTACAAAGCCTTTTTCTTCCACACACTTACATGTAAAGATTTCACAACCTCTTTTCGCTCACTTTCATGAACGCCCAAACGCATTTCCACAGGCTTTACATGTAAAGCAAAATAAGGCGATAAATGTTCACTCAACGCATCAAATGTAGCGTATTTTTCGCCATTTTTCTTGAAGCCTCCCAACCATTTTTCACGAGGTGTTTTGGACTCATCCCAGTCATAGCTACTGGCAATGACCAAAAATCCGTTTACATGTAAACGCTCTTTGATGTTTGTCAAAAACAGCGCTGGGTCATACAAGGTATCCAGCACATCGTTGGCTAAAATGAGGTCATACCCATCAAAATAAGGCTTCATATTGTGCGGATCGGCTTGCCAAAACTCCACTTTTTGAAG harbors:
- a CDS encoding acetate uptake transporter — its product is MPHEIQYIKNIVADPTPLGLFGLAMVTLVASSQKLGFTSGLSLVLPWAIFLGAFVQLIASLFDFKHNNIFGATAFGAYAFFWFGVAFSWLVKMGVFGDILSAQADAKQLGIAFVGYLIFTLFMTIGAIETNKVLLAIFILIDLLFIGLIGDVFALFAGAHTLAAYSELGIALFSFYGAGAILLNKHFGTLFLPVGQPLGVFKSLK